A genomic region of Arachis hypogaea cultivar Tifrunner chromosome 5, arahy.Tifrunner.gnm2.J5K5, whole genome shotgun sequence contains the following coding sequences:
- the LOC112803906 gene encoding uncharacterized protein translates to MHERLIDIIDKPAVTAPVPEEDGSIDNEATKAYEKYLKNCLTAKCIILTSMGSDLQRQHQDMDSPTIVEHLKKMYGAQSKTGRYQLSKILFRSTLDVNSPVGSHVLKMIDLIEQLEKLRCKLGKKLSQNLILQSLSETFSQFIVSFNMIKVSCDLHEMLNMLIDYENQIASKKKKGVAMVVGNSSKKKGK, encoded by the coding sequence ATGCATGAAAGGCTAATTGATATAATCGATAAGCCTGCTGTTACGGCCCCAGTTCCTGAAGAGGATGGAAGTATTGATAATGAGGCAACCAAGGCTTATGAGAAGTACTTGAAAAATTGTCTTACTGCCAAATGCATCATTCTGACATCCATGGGTTCTGATCTTCAGAGGCAACATCAGGATATGGATTCACCAACTATTGTTGAACATCTTAAGAAGATGTATGGTGCACAAAGTAAGACAGGCCGATATCAATTGTCcaaaattttgtttagatctacACTTGATGTGAACTCTCCTGTTGGATCCCATGTTCTTAAGATGATTGATCTTATTGAACAACTTGAGAAGTTGAGATGCAAATTGGGCAAAAAACTTTCACAAAATTTGATCTTGCAATCTCTTTCAGAAACTTTTTCACAATTTATTGTTAGCTTTAATATGATTAAAGTAAGCTGTGATCTTCATGAAATGCTCAACATGCTAATTGATTATGAGAATCAAATTGCatctaaaaaaaagaaaggagttgctATGGTAGTTGGCAACTCTTCTAAGAAGAAAGGAAAGTAG
- the LOC112802372 gene encoding bidirectional sugar transporter SWEET4 produces the protein MVSAAVARNVIGIIGNVISFLLFFSPAPTFYTIIKKKSVEEFKPDPYIATVLNCAFWVFYGLPFVHPHSILVLTINSVGLGFEFIYLTIYYIYAPTKGRKKVLLFLFIEAIFFAVVALVTLLALHDINRRSIVVGVLSDIFNVMMYISPLTIMAKVIRTKSVKYMPFWLSLTNFLNGLCWTTYALINPFDLFVLISNGIGAVSGLVQLILYACYCSCKEQKDEEGDDDTKPPSGSGVQLSTPNGKFAV, from the exons ATGGTGAGCGCCGCAGTAGCTCGTAACGTCATCGGCATTATCG GAAATGTCATCTCGTTCCTCTTGTTCTTCTCACCCGC GCCAACTTTCTATACGATAATAAAGAAGAAGTCGGTGGAGGAATTCAAACCTGATCCATACATAGCAACAGTGCTGAACTGTGCATTTTGGGTGTTCTACGGGCTTCCTTTCGTGCACCCTCACAGCATTCTAGTCCTCACCATCAATAGCGTTGGCCTTGGATTTGAGTTCATCTATCTCACCATATATTACATTTATGCCCCCACCAAAGGACGT AAAAAGGTGCTTCTTTTCCTTTTCATCGAGGCTATTTTCTTTGCTGTGGTTGCACTTGTGACATTGCTGGCACTGCATGATATAAACCGGAGATCAATAGTGGTTGGTGTTTTGTCTGATATATTCAATGTGATGATGTATATCTCTCCTCTTACAATCATG GCAAAGGTTATAAGAACGAAGAGCGTTAAGTATATGCCATTCTGGCTCTCTCTTACCAACTTCCTTAATGGTTTGTGCTGGACAACATATGCTCTCATAAACCCCTTTGATCTCTTTGTCCTG atAAGCAATGGTATTGGAGCAGTTTCTGGACTTGTTCAGCTCATATTATATGCTTGCTATTGCTCCTGCAAGGAACAAAaagatgaagaaggtgatgatgacACAAAGCCACCTTCTGGCTCTGGGGTTCAACTCTCTACTCCTAACGGAAAGTTTGCTGTTTGA